A part of Pelagicoccus enzymogenes genomic DNA contains:
- the rfbA gene encoding glucose-1-phosphate thymidylyltransferase RfbA, with product MSTKPRKGIVLAGGSGTRLYPCTIAVSKQLMPIYDKPMIYYPVSLLMLAGIKDILIISTPQDTPLFERLLGDGSAFGVNFSYEVQPSPDGLAQAFLIGEEFLDGAPAALVLGDNLFFGHELVRTLRNADARTDGSTIFGYNVANPTAYGVVEFAPDGKVLSIEEKPAQPKSNYAVPGLYFYDEKVVEYAKQVKPSARGELEITDLNRIYLEKGALNVELLGRGTAWLDTGTHKNLMEAGQFVQVIEERQGLKMACLEGIGYEKGWLTRGQLEERIEFLGKTSYATYLRQLLRD from the coding sequence ATGTCCACCAAGCCAAGAAAAGGGATCGTCCTCGCGGGCGGTTCGGGAACCCGCCTCTATCCGTGCACCATCGCCGTGTCCAAGCAGCTGATGCCGATCTACGACAAGCCGATGATCTACTATCCGGTCTCGCTGCTGATGCTGGCGGGCATAAAGGACATCCTGATCATCTCCACGCCCCAGGACACGCCGCTTTTCGAGCGCCTGCTCGGCGACGGCTCCGCCTTCGGGGTCAACTTCAGCTACGAGGTGCAGCCCAGCCCCGACGGGCTGGCCCAGGCCTTCCTGATCGGCGAGGAGTTCCTCGACGGCGCCCCGGCCGCCCTGGTCCTGGGCGACAACCTCTTCTTCGGCCACGAGCTGGTGCGCACCCTCAGAAACGCCGACGCCCGAACCGACGGGTCCACCATCTTCGGATACAACGTGGCCAACCCGACCGCCTACGGCGTGGTGGAGTTCGCCCCGGACGGCAAGGTGCTCTCCATTGAGGAGAAGCCGGCCCAGCCCAAGTCCAACTACGCGGTGCCGGGCCTCTACTTCTACGACGAGAAGGTGGTGGAGTACGCCAAGCAGGTGAAGCCCTCGGCGCGCGGCGAGCTTGAGATCACCGACCTCAACCGCATCTACCTGGAGAAGGGCGCCTTGAACGTGGAGCTCTTGGGCCGCGGCACGGCCTGGCTGGACACGGGCACGCACAAGAACCTGATGGAGGCGGGCCAGTTCGTGCAGGTGATCGAGGAGCGCCAGGGGCTCAAGATGGCCTGTCTGGAAGGCATCGGCTACGAGAAGGGCTGGCTGACCCGCGGGCAGCTCGAAGAGCGCATCGAGTTCCTGGGCAAGACCAGCTACGCAACCTACCTCAGGCAGCTGCTGAGAGATTAA